The Salvelinus sp. IW2-2015 unplaced genomic scaffold, ASM291031v2 Un_scaffold4017, whole genome shotgun sequence genomic sequence cagagtcaatgtggagactatatacatggggtaatggtacagagtcaatgtggagactatatacagggggtaccggtacagagtcaatgtggagactatatacaggtggtaccggtacagagtcaatgtgcgggagcatcggttagtcgaggtaatttaggtaaaatgtacatgtaggtagatttattaaagtgactatgcatagatgataacagaaagtgtgtgtgggggggggggggcttcctctgacacgcctggtatagcggtcctggaagcttggccccagtgatgtactggctgtgCGCACTACCTCtgtgtgccttgcggtcggaggcagtgcagttgccataccaggcagggatgcaaccagtcaggatgctctcgatggtggcaGCTGTAGgaccttttaaggatctgaggacccctgcaaatcttttcagtcttctgagggggaataggtttttgttgtgccctcttcacgactatcttggtgtgcttagaCACACCAAGTGTGCTTAGTTTTTAGTGATGTGGACCAACGGAACTtcagctctcaacctgctccactactgccccgtcaatgagaatgggggcgtgctcgtctacttttcctgtagtccacaatcactcctttgtcttgatcatgttgagggagaggttgttttcctggccacacggccaggtctctgatctcctccctataggctgtctcctcgttgttggtgatcagttGTGAGCTAGCGCAAACCCAGAAAattgtttgtgtggaggtgctgactaacggcgaaacaactataaactatcaaataAATAAAGTCGCAAAATCCATGTATAACTCCAGGAATTTAGTGGgtttttaccaacgtttcggcatcactgtgccttcctcagggtgatgtaagaatacttgaaccaggttatgtagacaaacagtgcaattagtgcaaccaatgacaatagtgaggggtgtgtcataatgtataagttaatgaaattaattagtgaaactgttaaaaaaatagtatatggcatattaaatatattacgtTATTGATATATATAGAAACATAATAGggcagttggttatatctggagtacttctctgtcgtatccagtgtcctgtgtgaatttaagtatgctctctctaattctctccttctctctttcttcttctctctcgaggacctgagccctaggaccatacgtcaggactactggcatgatgactccttgctgtccccagtcacctggccttgctgcgtcccagtttcaactgttctgcctgcggttgtggaacccctacctgtcccagactgctgttttcaactcttaatgatcgctatgaaagccaactgacatttattcctgattattatttgaccatgcttgtcatttatgaacattttgaacatcttggccatgttctgttataatctccacccggcacagccagaagaggactggccaccctcatagcctggttcctctctaggtttcttcctaggttttggccttttctagggagtttttcctagccaccgtgcttctacacctgcattgcttgctgtttggggttttaggctgggtttctgtacagcacttcgagatattagctgatgtacgaagggctatataaaataaacttgattgattgataatggaatattgtacatcatattaaatatattactctattgttatcatatagaaacatcatggaatattgtacatcatattaaatatattactctattgttatcttttgttatcatatagaaacatcatggaatattttacatcatattagcatcaacatacattattgttccattcaatttcacataataaggatatttcatattttcaagttcagaagtcagaacccatcacctGCTATGTAGAAGAGACGGAAGAATGCACAATGGTcaatgctatccgggatccttaccttaaccctaaccattttaaatgtcaacttcaatgggctagggacgtcccaaggatgtatctctacctgaaaatacatgatctaagtgattgatagttggtattcagcagtcataaagcctTATTTACTTTAATGAAYGactaaaattgtgattttgtcagacagcagctctacactttattgactgactgatccattcatccctcctcagccttcctctcctctgaagacccagtgagggtggagctcagtcagagctgttgagggactggtttggaagaacacttctacagccagaRaggtgagaggtcacacatggtttagatggtaaatatttatgTCCCTTTAGCAGTTCATCGCGTCAGCAAAGGGgaatatgttccatcatctatgtttatttacattagtgcaaattatccactgatattggtgtaatttctcaCCCCTTTTGGCTGTATGAAAGTTAATTTCCACTCAGGTacacacatttgttctttgttattacccgagccactgcctgttcaccctgctatcatccagaaggcgaggtcagtacaggtgcatcaaagctggaaccgagagacagaagctgtttttcaatctcaaggccaccagATTGTTGgacactttaaggaatggaacactagtcactttaataatgtttatatatctggcattactcatctcatttgtacagttgaagtcggaagtttacatacaaatacattcaaactcagtttttcacaattcttgacatttaatcgtagtaaaaattccctgtcttaagtcagttaggattaccactttattttaagaatgtgaaaagtcggaataatattagagagaattatttatttcagcttttatttctttcatcacatttccagtgggtctgaagtttacatacactcaattagtatttggtagcattgcctttaaattgtttaacttgggtcaaatgtttcgggtagcctttcacaagcttcccataataagttgggtgaattttggcccattcctcctgacagagctggtgtaactgagtcaggtttgtaggcctccttgctcgcacacgctttttcagttctgcccacaaatgttctattaggtttgaggtcagggctttgtgatggccactccaataccttgactttgttgtccttagcattttgccacaactttggaagcatgcttggtgtcattgtccatttggaagacccatttgcgaccaagctttaacttcctgactgatgtcttgagatgttgcttcaatatatccacatcttttccatcctcatgatgccatctattttgtgaagtgcaccagtccctcctgcagcaaagcaccccacaacatgatgctgtcaccccgtacttcacagttgggatggtgttcttcggattgcaagcctcccttttcctccaaacataacgatggtcattatggccaaacaattttttgtttcatcagaccagaggacatttctccaaaaagtatgatctttgtccccatgtgcagttgcaaaccgtagtctggctttttttatggcggttttggagcagtggcttcttccttgctgagcggcctttcaggttatgtcgatataggactcgttttactgtagatatagatacttttgtacctgtttcctcaagaatcttcacaaggtcctttgctgttgttctgggattgatttgcacttttcgtaccaaagtacgttcatctcttggagacagaatgcgtctccttcctgagcggtatgatggctgcatggtcccatggtgtttatacttgcttactattgtttgtacagatgacagtggtaccttcaggcatttggaaattgctctcaaggagagcctgaggtcttggcttatttcttttgattttcccatgatgttaagcaaagaggcactgggtggcgcagtggtctagggcactgcatcgcagtgctagctgcgtcaccagagtctctgggttcgcgcccaggctgggctgggtttgcgcccaggctctgtcgcagccggccgcaaccgggagatccgtggggcgacgcacaattggcatagcgtagtccgggttagggagggtttggccggtagggagggtttggccggtagggatatccttgtctcagtatgtaaaaatgtaataaaatgtatgcactctactgtaagtcgctctggataagagcgtctgctcttggccggtagggatatccttgtctcagtatgtaaaaatgtaataaaatgtatgcactctactgtaagtcgatctggataagagcgtctgctaaatgactaaaatgtaaatgtaaaatgtttgaaggtacacctccaattgactcaaatgatgtcaattagtctatcagaagcttctaaagccatggcatcattttctggaattttccaagctgtttaaaaggcacagtcaacttagtgtatgtgtcacgccctggccttagtattctttgttttcttaattattttagttaggtcagggtgtgacatggggaatgtatgtgttttttgtagtgtctagggtggttgtaaggtttagggggtttattagagtagttgggtttatgtttagtatagtagtctagctgtgtctatggttgagtgtaggtatctaggaaagtctatggttgcctgaattgggtctcaattagagacagctggttattgttgtctctgattgggagccatatttaaggcaaccataggttttagctgtttgtggggaattgtctatgtgtagtgtttgtgtcagcactatctgtattattagcttcacggtcgtcagttttgttattttgttagttcgTGATTAGTTGttcgtttcttgtttgttttttctctcttcttaaaataaagaagatgtattttgcacacgctgcgccttggtcctctctctcacagcaagacgatcgtgacagtatgtaaacctctgacccactggaattgtgatacagtgaattaatctgtctgtaaacaattgttggaaaaattacatgtcatgcacaaagtagatgtcctaaccgactagccaaaactatagtttgttaacaatacatttgtggagtggttgaaaaacgagttttaatgactccaactgtatatactgtatactatcctattctactgtatcttagtctatgcattactcatctcatatgtatatactgtatcctattctactgtgttttagtctatgtattactcatctcatatgtatacactgtattctattcaTTAACACATACTAAAATGGAccaagagtctgttgattggtcagtcattgggttcatttgatgaaatcaaatcaagctttatttatacagcacatttcagatatggatgcaacacaatggcttcacaggaaaaaacgaaatatttagtacacaacaaacaagactaacaactgaaagactaatgagcaCCCTAAGCaaatgccattgattaaaatattaattGGATGCAATATCCATCCCAAAATTCAAGCTTGTTTTTTTTAGGAGGGGCTCTGAAAGTCACTAtaggggtgtccactgaaaatcgactagtaacaacaactgggacctaaaagacacccaccatgagacccactaaaacTACCCAAGAAgcgacaaataaagaaaaacccacaacaaACTTAAAGAccggaagcaaaccaaaaaagtggagcaactaaaggtgttgactctccacatctatcaagacaactggagcactgggccagacactcaggtgaaacaccttcccactaacgagatggacaagccagcacaggtgtaacacatactgactaacgaggtgacaccaatcagtgcgtccTATGTGCTAACGAGCTAGACGTGCTAACGAGCTAGAGTCCACcctcaaaatataaatggaaaaaccaaagcctgtaacaccttcccccttaagacaacaaatatatcctatatttttgttggacaagtttgctcaccaccaacaaaacaacttccatttcacattataatcaactacaataCTTCACCTAATtcaatataaacatggtgtctactggctgtcaacaattaaaaacaagaaaaaacatatttctaaataataatatacaatcaTATAATTGttctcctttttctttctatAGAATCCTAAAACTCACTCGGTTCTAGAACtcaaattgtatgtcacatgcaccgaatacaacaggtgaaatgctaacttacgagcccctaaccaacagcgcagttgtTGGTTAGAATAAGAGAACTAATCTCCAACAAAAACGTGTCAAGATAAATTGTGATCCATGGTAATGCACTGGCTAAATGCAAAACACAAATATTTTTGACTGACaacccttgagacaatcagcaaGCAAGATGTCCTTGCCacggacatgtctgatttcaagaggaaactcctgcgatatccgtagtaactttccacctcacTGGAGCTTCTCTCCCTTTTCAGGGTTCActcgataggcatgttgttggattggggcccagtccccaatgtcGTACATTTGGTttggcacatctgagaatgaTCCCTGATAGTCTAAAAGCAGGATAACAATTCCAATATAATTGTACCCAAAAATGGTCAGTTGGTTGCATAAATAATtattactaaatgttacatgaatTTTAAATATGAAAACCAAATGTACACCCCTTTATTAATTTGTATTGGCAAAAATTATCTTAATGGTGAggcatggaataataaaacatgtatcttttgtcaggctgaatgtttgaaatatgaggtgatttgagtcatgcttcttcagtagtggaataaagACAATTAGCACTTGGATGTTGTAAAGAAATGCTGGAGTGATGTAGGATTGTTAATAAAATTGATTATAGACCAATGCATATTTTCAAATTTCACTTTCAACGTAACATATATCGAATGTCGGGCATAGTCTTCTTTTCAACATCTTTTCAATGACATTTTGCTAAATGGGAATAGtatgtcaaaacacagttttaacgtgcccaaatcaataaccaatatgcagaaacagtttgggaTATTTTGAAAACCTAAACATTCTATAGTGTTGCATgtgattcaagtgggtcaccaacgtggtaagtgtaacacagctttttttgtttgtcactTTTTGTTAAACAATACTCattcaattcagagcctggattttccccgaggctaatatccatatcatgttgaaatcaatagaacagggggcaaacgtttagggttctacattatgacatcattaaaatactcctaaaatattctacattgtgacattaattcattgatatcatgaaacaactccttcatgtattttctgatgtttagtcagagatcttttatcagagtatctcttcccacattgatcacaggcataaggtttctctcctgtgtgtgttctctggtgtgatttcaGGGATTGTAGTCgaataaaactcttcccacaatgATCACAgccataagatttctctcctgtgtgtgttctctggtgtactaTCAGGCTGCTTAGATGAGTAAAACTCcccccacattgatcacagccaaaaggtttctctcctgtgtgtgttctctggtgtactaTCAGGCTGCTTAGATGAGTAAAACTCcccccacattgatcacagccaaaaggtttctctccagtgtgtgttctctggtgtgatttcaGGGTTTGTAGCCgaataaaactctttccacattgatcacagccataaggtttctctcctgtgtgtgttctctggtgtatagttagatagctagatgtagtaaaactcttcccacattgatcacagctataagatttctctcctgtgtgtccccgCTGGTGTACTATCAGGCTGCTTAGATGAGTAAAACTcctcccacattgaccacagccaAAAGGTTTATCTCCAGTTTGTGTTCTATGGTGTGATTTCAGGGAgcttgactgagtaaaactcttcccacattgatcacagctataaggcttctctcctgtgtgtactcgCTGGTGTATTTTAAGTTCTGATGAAGATTTGAAAcgtttcccacagtcagagcagcaatgagatttcttccctgtgggtctctgctggtgtttcttgaggagttctgatgtggagagactcttctctgcctcgtcagcatcatgatgttgtttaggctccccagaggatccacgatggtcccgtctctctcctgtgtgaacgacaaagtcagacagacggttaaaggcccacaacagcagaaatccactgtttaTTTGAGGTAAAAGGTGATGCCCAGAGCATATCCATgaagttgtacaacaattgacgcCTGTTAAATTATATGACAATTGTCTTGTTTTCTCGTGTTCACAGTAGTAACATCGATGATTGTAGGctagaaataagttattcatgttgttgaaactctaagcagtgtgccagatgacttttggtctccaatata encodes the following:
- the LOC112076772 gene encoding zinc finger protein 180-like, translated to MNNLFLAYNHRCYYCEHEKTRQLSYNLTGVNCCTTSWICSGHHLLPQINSGFLLLWAFNRLSDFVVHTGERRDHRGSSGEPKQHHDADEAEKSLSTSELLKKHQQRPTGKKSHCCSDCGKRFKSSSELKIHQRVHTGEKPYSCDQCGKSFTQSSSLKSHHRTQTGDKPFGCGQCGRSFTHLSSLIVHQRGHTGEKSYSCDQCGKSFTTSSYLTIHQRTHTGEKPYGCDQCGKSFIRLQTLKSHQRTHTGEKPFGCDQCGGSFTHLSSLIVHQRTHTGEKPFGCDQCGGSFTHLSSLIVHQRTHTGEKSYGCDHCGKSFIRLQSLKSHQRTHTGEKPYACDQCGKRYSDKRSLTKHQKIHEGVVS